Within Mongoliitalea daihaiensis, the genomic segment AGAAGAGAAAAACATTACTTCGACTATTTTAAGGAGCTTGATTCCCGCATTAATGTAGAGGTATATGAGCTGGATGAAAAGGAAGACAATTCCCCCTTAGGACTTCTAAAAATCGCCCAACGAAGTATGTTGGAATCAGATGATAATCCCAATCCTATGTATACTTTCCAAGACAATGATGAGGTTTGGATCGTTTTGGATACCGACCCTGATAAGCATGAATCAAGGAAGGAACAAATCGAGCATATAAGAAATGAAGTCTCAAAATTAGAGGCTTGGAGCGTAACAGAAAGTAACCCTTGTTTTGAAGTTTGGTTGTATTATCATTTTCATGAACAATTCGAGGTTTTTGAATCAAGTGACTTTTGTAAAGGCTGGAAGGACAAGGTAAA encodes:
- a CDS encoding RloB family protein, with the translated sequence MLLSRNRLFERKAPSREAKSIYIFCEGKRREKHYFDYFKELDSRINVEVYELDEKEDNSPLGLLKIAQRSMLESDDNPNPMYTFQDNDEVWIVLDTDPDKHESRKEQIEHIRNEVSKLEAWSVTESNPCFEVWLYYHFHEQFEVFESSDFCKGWKDKVNQAIPGGFDSRKHPIFVQRATVHAEKNFKSHESGHPSVGSTEVYHLSKSILPLVHDKIKDALEKSGLE